Proteins encoded within one genomic window of Amycolatopsis nigrescens CSC17Ta-90:
- a CDS encoding helix-turn-helix transcriptional regulator — translation MLSSPLRDFVITKSENPVNLLRSAGRLFGGAVNASPLGPFTGGEHEVRGVAGADFAVGYFASSLPVRVSAAPGRDSYFVNLGVAGEITASRGDRQAVLSRTRAGVFNPGDAQDLRPHQPGTRFLGLRIDAGLVQRELAALTGRPTGSAVRFDLPLNLAEPQGNAIRLLIDSLIEQLDSNDPLFQREELRRHQLRCIVTSLLLAQPHTHTAALRDVDETPHPRALRAVVAFIEDNLSEPISLGQLAEAAGCSARTVSSAFRDKLGTSPMNYVRNLRLDRIRHDILHTDDTIGDIAYRWGITHLGRFANSYRARFGELPSTTAARR, via the coding sequence TTGTTGTCGAGTCCCCTGCGTGACTTCGTCATCACGAAGTCCGAAAATCCGGTGAACCTGCTGCGGTCGGCGGGCCGGCTGTTCGGCGGCGCGGTCAACGCCAGTCCCCTTGGTCCGTTCACCGGCGGCGAGCACGAGGTCCGCGGCGTCGCGGGGGCGGATTTCGCCGTCGGCTACTTCGCCTCGTCGCTGCCGGTGCGGGTGAGCGCGGCACCCGGCCGGGATTCGTACTTCGTCAACCTGGGCGTGGCCGGTGAGATCACCGCGAGCCGGGGCGACCGGCAGGCGGTGCTCAGCCGCACGCGGGCCGGCGTGTTCAATCCGGGCGACGCGCAAGACCTTCGCCCGCACCAGCCGGGCACGAGGTTCCTGGGCCTGCGCATCGACGCCGGCCTCGTCCAGCGCGAACTCGCGGCACTCACCGGGCGCCCGACCGGTTCCGCGGTGCGCTTCGACCTTCCGCTCAACCTGGCCGAACCGCAAGGCAACGCGATACGGCTGCTGATCGATTCGCTGATCGAGCAACTCGACTCGAACGATCCGCTGTTCCAGCGCGAAGAACTGCGACGGCACCAGCTCCGCTGCATCGTGACCTCGCTGCTGCTGGCCCAGCCCCACACGCACACCGCAGCACTGCGCGACGTCGACGAGACGCCGCATCCCAGGGCACTGCGCGCCGTGGTCGCCTTCATCGAGGACAACCTGTCCGAACCGATCTCCCTCGGCCAACTAGCGGAAGCCGCCGGGTGCAGCGCACGGACCGTCAGCAGCGCCTTCCGGGACAAGCTCGGGACCTCACCGATGAACTACGTCCGCAACCTCCGGCTGGACCGGATCCGCCACGACATCCTCCACACCGACGACACGATCGGCGACATAGCCTATCGCTGGGGCATCACCCACCTCGGCCGATTCGCGAACAGCTACCGCGCACGATTCGGCGAGCTGCCCTCGACCACCGCCGCCCGACGGTAG
- a CDS encoding FAD-dependent monooxygenase, with product MDNSDGTRSALIVGAGIAGLTTASALARSGWSVEVIESGSEGTAAGWGLSLTGPSLRALHGLGLADQCLAAGYGMSVITNVDANGVASQLELPHLIGGDGPAMAGIARPELHRILRAEALRAGTRIHYGLSVSRLAQQDGQVCAELTDGTVRTVDLLVGADGIRSTVRDLIGRPTPVRYHGQMVWRARVPRPGWATGIHTFAGDGHQTGVVPISPSRAYVFLTENGVPPDVLPDAELAARMGELLAPFTGRVAELRPEVARSDSVIRRPVQTVLIDTSWSDGPSVVLGDAAHTPSPQMASGAALAIEDGLVLAKELDRYQDVGKALEAFTDRRRERCSALVRASVAIASLEQEQRHRESYPLIEACHHRMAQPA from the coding sequence ATGGACAACAGTGACGGCACCCGTTCGGCGTTGATCGTCGGCGCCGGCATCGCGGGGTTGACCACCGCGAGCGCACTGGCGCGATCGGGGTGGAGCGTCGAGGTCATCGAAAGCGGCTCGGAGGGCACCGCCGCCGGGTGGGGGTTGAGCCTGACCGGTCCGTCGCTGCGGGCGCTGCACGGTCTTGGCCTTGCCGATCAATGCCTTGCCGCCGGATACGGCATGAGCGTGATCACCAACGTGGACGCGAACGGGGTCGCGAGCCAGCTCGAACTCCCGCACCTGATCGGCGGCGATGGCCCGGCCATGGCCGGCATCGCGCGTCCCGAGCTGCACCGGATCCTGCGTGCCGAGGCATTGCGGGCCGGCACGCGAATCCACTACGGACTCAGCGTTTCCCGCCTGGCCCAGCAGGACGGCCAGGTATGCGCCGAGCTGACCGACGGCACGGTCCGCACCGTCGACCTGCTGGTGGGCGCGGACGGCATTCGCTCCACTGTTCGCGACCTCATCGGCCGCCCCACCCCGGTCCGCTATCACGGCCAAATGGTGTGGCGGGCCCGCGTGCCGCGGCCAGGCTGGGCCACCGGCATTCACACGTTCGCCGGCGACGGCCACCAGACCGGAGTCGTGCCGATCTCCCCGAGCCGGGCATACGTCTTCCTCACCGAGAACGGCGTGCCGCCGGACGTGCTGCCGGATGCCGAACTCGCCGCACGGATGGGCGAGCTGCTCGCGCCGTTCACCGGCCGGGTCGCGGAGCTGCGGCCCGAGGTCGCCCGGTCCGATTCGGTGATTCGGCGGCCAGTGCAGACCGTGCTCATCGACACCTCGTGGTCGGACGGACCCAGCGTCGTCCTCGGCGACGCCGCGCACACGCCCTCGCCACAAATGGCGAGCGGTGCCGCGCTCGCCATCGAGGACGGGCTGGTGCTGGCCAAGGAGCTGGACCGGTACCAGGACGTCGGGAAGGCCCTCGAAGCGTTCACCGACCGCCGCCGGGAACGGTGCTCGGCCCTGGTGCGGGCTTCGGTCGCGATCGCCAGCCTCGAGCAGGAACAACGGCATCGCGAGTCGTATCCGCTCATCGAGGCCTGCCACCACCGGATGGCGCAGCCGGCCTGA
- a CDS encoding amidohydrolase yields the protein MTAGQARIFTAETVHTMTEAAPPAFATFGETIVATGGVAQLRARFPEAEVHDFGKAVLLPGFNDAHQHPSIMAEQLLEVDCSPELVGSRAELFARLTERAATTPAGQWVIGCRYDHAKSTAGTVVTRAELDHVCPDHPVFLRQIGMHWGVLNTAGLRAAGLDEATELPAGGELGRDPAGRLTGTVYERAMFELVEPAIPERGLDERLSGLRRYQRMMHAAGITSVGDALVWPRGLRLLQEAHARRELTLRVNMLLAYSSLDAMQAAGLRTGLGDTRLRIGGVKAFVDGAVAGGTCLLEEPYEDSCGHGIQAMPTEELGDFVSTVHHAGSTVCVHANGDRAIRLLLDAVEAAQRADPRPPARHRIEHCSLVDPELLARIAALGMVAVPFGSYVAFHGEKLPGYYGRRRAARMFAHRALLDAGIPVAGSSDFPCGPYDVRLALRSCVTRETADGTVLGEDQRISQEEAVALYTTGAAYASGEESRKGTIAEAMLADFIVLDRDPLHVPGRELTEIAVEQTWVGAERVWSRG from the coding sequence ATGACAGCCGGCCAGGCGCGGATCTTCACCGCGGAAACCGTGCACACGATGACCGAGGCGGCACCGCCCGCCTTCGCCACCTTCGGCGAGACGATCGTGGCCACCGGCGGAGTCGCGCAGTTGCGCGCCCGGTTTCCCGAGGCCGAGGTGCACGACTTCGGGAAGGCAGTGTTGCTTCCCGGGTTCAACGACGCACACCAGCACCCGAGCATCATGGCCGAACAACTGCTCGAGGTGGACTGTTCGCCCGAGCTCGTCGGTTCCCGCGCGGAGCTGTTCGCCAGGCTGACCGAGCGCGCCGCGACCACCCCCGCGGGGCAATGGGTCATCGGCTGCCGCTACGACCACGCCAAGAGCACCGCGGGCACCGTGGTCACCCGTGCGGAACTCGACCACGTCTGTCCGGACCATCCGGTGTTCCTCCGCCAGATCGGCATGCACTGGGGCGTGCTCAACACCGCGGGCCTGCGCGCGGCCGGGCTGGACGAGGCCACCGAACTGCCCGCGGGCGGCGAGCTCGGCCGAGACCCGGCCGGGCGGCTCACCGGCACGGTGTACGAGCGGGCGATGTTCGAGCTGGTGGAACCGGCCATCCCGGAGCGAGGTCTGGATGAACGGCTGAGCGGACTTCGGCGGTACCAAAGGATGATGCACGCCGCCGGGATCACCTCGGTCGGCGACGCCCTCGTGTGGCCACGGGGTCTGCGGTTGCTGCAGGAGGCGCACGCCAGGCGGGAACTCACCCTCCGGGTGAACATGCTGCTCGCCTACTCCAGCCTGGACGCGATGCAAGCGGCGGGCTTGCGCACCGGGCTGGGTGACACCCGCCTGCGGATCGGCGGGGTGAAGGCATTCGTGGACGGTGCCGTCGCTGGTGGCACCTGTCTGCTCGAGGAGCCGTACGAGGACTCCTGCGGACACGGCATACAGGCGATGCCGACCGAGGAGCTCGGCGACTTCGTGTCCACAGTGCACCATGCGGGCAGCACGGTTTGCGTGCACGCCAACGGAGACCGCGCCATCCGGCTGCTGCTCGATGCCGTGGAAGCCGCGCAGCGGGCCGACCCGCGTCCACCCGCGCGGCACCGGATCGAGCACTGCAGCCTCGTCGATCCCGAGCTGCTGGCCCGCATCGCCGCACTCGGCATGGTCGCCGTGCCCTTCGGCAGCTACGTGGCCTTTCACGGGGAAAAGCTGCCCGGCTACTACGGCCGGCGAAGGGCAGCGCGGATGTTCGCTCACCGGGCCCTGCTCGACGCGGGTATCCCGGTCGCCGGGTCCTCGGATTTTCCCTGCGGGCCCTACGACGTGCGGCTCGCCCTCCGCTCCTGCGTCACCAGGGAGACCGCGGACGGCACGGTGCTCGGCGAGGACCAGCGCATCAGCCAGGAAGAGGCCGTCGCGCTCTACACCACGGGAGCGGCCTACGCCTCCGGCGAGGAAAGCCGCAAAGGGACCATCGCCGAAGCGATGCTCGCCGACTTCATCGTCCTCGACCGCGATCCGCTCCACGTCCCGGGGCGGGAACTCACCGAGATCGCGGTCGAGCAGACCTGGGTCGGTGCCGAACGGGTGTGGTCACGGGGATAA
- a CDS encoding amidase, with protein MADHPSDTGDFAEVLRSPIRTVRELFDRGELSPLELISAVLDQIERHNPSLGALTQVAPEQALEAGRAATERLAHGEVRGPLDGIAVAVKDLVEVNGMALEAGSRVLAGNTATRDAAVVAALRAAGAVLVGKAALDEFALTTVGPARNPLDQRLSPGGSSGGSASAVRAGMCFAAIGTDTGGSVRVPACCCAITGLKPTHGLLPTDGVIPLAHSLDHVGTLARTAEDTALFLEAMLAARPQGRGPQASDPQHYRIGIPADLSGYQPTVRDRFTAVIERAQRKGARVRPLRFPDLDEVGAVHWSILSSELSAYHRHRFGDNEDRYRRPMREAIDAGALVSAERYLDAQQTRGRLRRQVDALLAEVDLLAMPTMTVEPPQHDQTAVTVDGIETDPTAAMVRGTSLFNHTGHPAVSVPPEGGSRGDRPCGIQLVAPYFAERALLDAARAFEA; from the coding sequence ATGGCCGACCACCCCAGCGACACCGGGGACTTCGCGGAGGTTCTGCGCTCCCCCATCCGCACCGTGCGCGAGCTCTTCGACCGCGGCGAGCTCTCCCCGCTCGAGCTGATCAGTGCCGTGCTCGACCAGATCGAGCGGCACAATCCCAGCCTCGGCGCACTGACCCAGGTCGCCCCGGAACAGGCTCTCGAGGCAGGCCGGGCGGCCACCGAGCGACTGGCGCACGGCGAGGTACGCGGTCCGCTCGACGGCATCGCGGTCGCGGTCAAGGACCTGGTCGAGGTCAACGGGATGGCGCTGGAGGCGGGATCGCGAGTGCTGGCCGGGAACACCGCGACGCGAGACGCCGCCGTCGTAGCCGCACTTCGAGCCGCGGGCGCGGTGCTCGTCGGCAAGGCGGCGCTCGACGAGTTCGCTCTCACCACGGTCGGCCCGGCCCGCAACCCGCTCGACCAGCGGCTCAGCCCTGGCGGGTCGAGCGGGGGCTCCGCATCGGCCGTGCGTGCCGGGATGTGCTTCGCCGCCATCGGCACCGATACCGGCGGCAGTGTGCGCGTACCCGCCTGCTGCTGCGCGATCACCGGGTTGAAACCGACCCACGGATTGCTACCCACCGACGGGGTCATCCCGCTCGCCCACTCCCTCGACCACGTCGGGACACTGGCCCGCACCGCCGAGGACACCGCGCTGTTCCTCGAGGCCATGTTGGCGGCGCGCCCACAGGGACGCGGGCCGCAGGCGTCGGACCCGCAGCACTACCGAATCGGCATTCCCGCCGACCTGAGCGGATACCAGCCCACGGTGCGGGACCGGTTCACCGCCGTCATCGAACGCGCACAGCGGAAAGGGGCACGGGTCAGGCCGCTGCGCTTCCCGGACCTCGACGAGGTCGGGGCGGTGCACTGGAGCATCCTCTCCAGCGAGCTCTCCGCCTACCACCGGCACCGCTTCGGCGACAACGAAGACAGGTACCGCCGGCCGATGCGGGAGGCGATCGACGCCGGGGCACTCGTGAGCGCCGAGCGGTACCTCGACGCACAGCAGACCCGGGGCCGGCTGCGCCGCCAGGTGGACGCCCTGCTCGCCGAGGTGGACCTGCTCGCCATGCCGACCATGACCGTCGAACCCCCGCAGCATGACCAGACGGCCGTCACCGTCGACGGGATCGAGACGGATCCCACGGCGGCCATGGTCCGGGGGACCTCGCTGTTCAACCACACCGGGCACCCGGCCGTTAGCGTGCCGCCCGAGGGTGGTTCCCGCGGGGACCGGCCGTGCGGAATCCAGCTCGTCGCCCCGTATTTCGCCGAACGCGCCCTGCTCGACGCGGCCCGCGCGTTCGAAGCCTGA